Proteins from one Mucilaginibacter jinjuensis genomic window:
- a CDS encoding protein-disulfide reductase DsbD domain-containing protein translates to MKKIMSALFVLFLYTGVHAQILTPVKWSYAAKRISATEAVVFMKATIDNGWHIYSQTVKDGGPIKTDFKFTPSKAYTLVGKTIEPTPVTKFENAFKMNVSYFEKEVIFQQKVKLTSPNATVVKGQLEYMTCNDHQCLPPEDVDFSVTIIK, encoded by the coding sequence ATGAAAAAAATAATGTCAGCCTTATTTGTGCTGTTTTTGTACACAGGGGTTCATGCACAAATATTAACCCCGGTAAAATGGAGTTATGCAGCTAAAAGAATCAGCGCCACAGAGGCGGTTGTTTTTATGAAAGCCACTATTGATAACGGCTGGCATATTTATTCACAAACTGTAAAAGATGGCGGGCCTATTAAAACCGACTTTAAATTTACACCATCAAAAGCATATACCCTGGTTGGTAAAACTATTGAGCCAACTCCGGTAACCAAATTCGAGAACGCATTTAAAATGAATGTGAGCTATTTTGAGAAAGAGGTTATCTTTCAACAAAAAGTTAAACTTACATCACCAAACGCAACCGTTGTTAAAGGCCAGTTAGAGTACATGACCTGTAACGACCACCAGTGCCTGCCACCAGAGGATGTAGATTTTAGTGTTACTATCATCAAATAA
- a CDS encoding biotin--[acetyl-CoA-carboxylase] ligase — protein sequence MQNNIFSGLFVGQNLVTLKEVDSTNTFLKNLVSNSKPLPEGTVIMAENQYAGRGQQQNRWFTEAGKNLSFSILLKPTFLLLNDQFALTQAISLGVAKALSYVAGEGIKIKWPNDIYYNNRKLGGILIENMVQGAQINNSVIGIGLNINQEQFPDYLPHATSLWQILHRDYELKALLSEICGHIEAVYLRLKAGKVAEIKQEYLSFLFGLNETRRFRSNEKEFEGRITGVTERGLLKIQTDEAEYEYNLKEVEFLIN from the coding sequence TTGCAAAATAACATATTTTCAGGATTATTTGTTGGACAAAATTTAGTCACCCTGAAAGAAGTAGATTCTACAAATACTTTTCTCAAAAATTTAGTGTCAAATTCCAAGCCATTACCCGAAGGAACGGTCATTATGGCAGAGAATCAGTACGCAGGCCGCGGCCAACAACAGAACCGGTGGTTTACCGAAGCCGGCAAAAACCTCTCTTTCAGCATTTTACTTAAACCCACTTTTTTACTTTTAAATGATCAATTTGCCTTAACCCAGGCTATCAGTTTAGGAGTCGCAAAAGCACTGTCATACGTTGCAGGTGAGGGAATAAAAATTAAATGGCCTAATGATATCTATTATAATAACCGCAAGCTGGGTGGTATATTGATAGAAAATATGGTGCAAGGCGCACAGATCAATAACTCAGTTATCGGCATCGGCCTTAATATAAACCAGGAGCAGTTTCCCGATTATTTACCGCACGCAACATCGCTATGGCAAATCTTACATAGAGATTATGAATTGAAAGCTTTATTATCAGAAATTTGCGGGCATATAGAAGCGGTTTATTTGCGATTAAAAGCAGGTAAGGTTGCTGAAATAAAACAGGAGTACCTGTCGTTCTTGTTCGGGCTAAACGAAACACGAAGATTTCGGTCAAACGAAAAAGAATTTGAAGGCCGCATTACAGGTGTTACAGAGCGAGGCTTACTGAAGATACAGACTGATGAAGCCGAATACGAATACAATTTAAAAGAAGTAGAATTTTTAATTAATTAA
- the rsfS gene encoding ribosome silencing factor translates to MVKNKAIKESAYISELAIHGMQEKKGNEIVRLDLRNIFSSVSDYFVICHADSSTQVKAIANSVEEEIFKATQQEPWRKEGLVHSEWILLDYIDVVVHIFRTDKREFYGVEDLWGDAEIKFYQSA, encoded by the coding sequence ATGGTAAAAAACAAAGCGATAAAAGAATCCGCTTACATTTCTGAACTTGCTATACATGGCATGCAGGAAAAGAAGGGAAACGAAATTGTCAGATTAGATCTTCGTAATATATTCAGTTCCGTGTCAGATTATTTTGTAATCTGCCATGCTGATTCAAGTACCCAGGTTAAAGCAATTGCCAATAGCGTAGAAGAAGAGATTTTTAAAGCCACGCAACAAGAACCCTGGCGTAAAGAAGGCCTTGTGCACAGCGAATGGATCCTGCTCGATTATATTGATGTAGTGGTCCATATCTTCAGAACCGATAAACGAGAATTTTATGGTGTAGAGGATTTGTGGGGCGATGCCGAAATTAAATTTTACCAAAGCGCTTAA
- the ftsH gene encoding ATP-dependent zinc metalloprotease FtsH — protein MKESKSEKPKTIRKISNKKITPKPPKFNIVWLYAVLILGLIVVSYLINGNSGKPITSQRFQNEMLKNHDVDHVVAYKNGDLVIADVYLKKESINKPEYNDIKDQRSLSPQSGPQYTFSDASFESLKQTVAAVEKDLPDSQKTLIQFEQHESLLSNWLVQGVIIMVLFAVVWLYIMRRMSGGAGGGPGGQIFSIGKSKATLFDKEAQVNVTFNDVAGLQEAKEEVMEIVDFLKNPKKYTNLGGKIPKGALLVGSPGTGKTLMAKAVAGEAQVPFFSLSGSDFVEMFVGVGASRVRDLFRQAKDKAPCIIFIDEIDAIGRARGKNNIVGGNDERENTLNQLLVEMDGFGTDSGIIILAATNRPDVLDSALLRPGRFDRQISIDKPDLVGREQIFKVHLGPLKLAEEVDAKKLSAQTPGFAGAEIANVCNEAALIAARRDKVAVDMQDFQDAIDRVIGGLEKKNKIISPEEKRIVAYHEAGHAIAGWFLEHADPLVKVSIVPRGVAALGYAQYLPREQFLHTTEQLKDEMVVSMGGRVAEDIVFGKISTGALSDLERITKLAYAMVKIYGMNDKVGNVSFYDPQGEYQFNKPYSDTTAELIDHEVRGLIDAVYQRTKDLLNEKRAGLELLAAKLLEKEVLFQSDLEELLGKRPFDNRTAYDKFVNGEAALNPDVDNNAIPESVTNPASNNIESTEQQ, from the coding sequence ATGAAAGAAAGTAAATCCGAAAAGCCTAAGACTATTCGTAAAATTTCAAATAAAAAAATTACACCTAAGCCGCCTAAGTTTAACATAGTGTGGCTGTATGCCGTTCTGATACTGGGTTTAATTGTAGTATCATACCTTATTAACGGCAATAGTGGTAAACCGATTACCTCGCAGCGTTTCCAAAACGAAATGTTGAAAAACCACGATGTTGACCATGTTGTGGCCTACAAAAATGGCGACCTGGTTATTGCCGATGTTTATCTTAAAAAAGAAAGCATCAACAAACCGGAATACAACGACATTAAAGACCAGCGCTCGTTAAGCCCGCAAAGCGGCCCGCAGTATACTTTTTCTGATGCATCATTCGAGAGTTTAAAGCAAACCGTTGCTGCTGTTGAAAAAGACCTGCCAGATTCGCAAAAAACTTTAATCCAATTTGAGCAGCACGAAAGCTTGTTATCAAACTGGTTAGTGCAAGGCGTTATCATCATGGTACTTTTTGCTGTGGTTTGGTTATACATTATGCGCCGCATGAGCGGTGGAGCAGGTGGTGGCCCGGGCGGTCAGATCTTTAGCATCGGTAAATCAAAAGCTACTTTATTTGATAAAGAAGCACAAGTTAACGTAACCTTTAACGATGTTGCCGGCTTACAGGAAGCTAAAGAAGAGGTAATGGAAATTGTAGATTTCCTTAAAAACCCTAAAAAATATACCAACCTGGGTGGTAAAATACCTAAAGGGGCTTTATTGGTAGGTTCGCCGGGTACCGGTAAAACCTTAATGGCTAAAGCTGTTGCGGGTGAAGCACAGGTGCCTTTCTTCTCGCTGTCAGGTTCTGATTTTGTGGAGATGTTTGTGGGTGTGGGTGCATCACGTGTACGTGATTTGTTCCGCCAGGCAAAAGACAAAGCACCTTGTATCATCTTTATTGATGAGATTGATGCCATTGGCCGCGCCCGTGGTAAAAACAATATTGTAGGTGGTAATGATGAGCGTGAAAACACCCTGAACCAGTTACTGGTTGAGATGGATGGTTTCGGTACCGATTCTGGTATTATCATCCTTGCTGCTACCAACCGTCCTGATGTGCTGGATTCTGCATTACTGCGCCCGGGACGTTTCGACAGACAAATTTCTATCGATAAACCGGATTTGGTAGGTCGTGAGCAAATTTTCAAAGTTCACTTAGGCCCATTAAAACTGGCCGAAGAGGTGGATGCTAAAAAATTATCGGCACAAACACCAGGCTTTGCCGGTGCTGAGATCGCCAACGTTTGTAACGAGGCCGCATTGATTGCTGCCCGTCGTGATAAGGTAGCCGTTGATATGCAGGATTTCCAGGATGCGATCGATCGTGTAATTGGTGGTTTAGAAAAGAAAAACAAGATCATCTCTCCGGAAGAGAAACGAATTGTTGCTTACCACGAAGCCGGCCACGCTATAGCAGGCTGGTTCCTGGAGCATGCCGATCCATTGGTTAAGGTATCTATCGTTCCCCGTGGTGTTGCCGCTTTAGGTTATGCCCAGTATTTACCGCGTGAGCAGTTTTTACATACTACCGAGCAGTTGAAAGACGAAATGGTAGTATCTATGGGTGGCCGTGTTGCCGAAGACATTGTTTTCGGTAAAATCTCAACCGGTGCATTGAGCGACTTAGAGCGCATTACCAAACTGGCTTATGCCATGGTTAAGATCTATGGTATGAATGATAAAGTGGGTAACGTATCATTCTACGATCCACAAGGCGAATATCAGTTTAACAAACCTTACTCTGATACCACTGCCGAGCTGATTGACCATGAAGTACGCGGATTAATTGATGCGGTATACCAACGCACTAAAGATCTGTTGAACGAAAAACGTGCAGGCTTGGAATTACTGGCAGCTAAACTGCTCGAAAAAGAAGTATTGTTCCAGTCTGACTTGGAAGAATTATTAGGTAAACGCCCGTTTGATAACCGTACTGCTTACGACAAGTTTGTAAACGGCGAAGCGGCGTTAAACCCTGATGTTGACAATAATGCTATCCCTGAGTCGGTAACCAACCCAGCCAGCAACAACATTGAAAGCACAGAACAACAATAA